From Calditrichota bacterium, one genomic window encodes:
- the mnmA gene encoding tRNA 2-thiouridine(34) synthase MnmA translates to MSSKKTVVVAMSGGVDSSVAAALLKDQGYNCIGITMKLWDYEAIGGNINHESGCCSLDSINDARMVCAKLDMPHYVLNFSRDFHDGVVDNFVDEYIAGRTPNPCVQCNIKIKWKSLHEKARELGADFIATGHYARVKFNESSKRYELYKGLDSSKDQSYVLWGTKQNNLAETLYPLGEFTKPQIREMARKMEMRTAEKKESQEICFVPDNNYGRLLKQVVPGLEEKVTDGDLINSSGEKIGKHKGYPFFTIGQRRGIGTGFGQPMYVLGTNPKTNEVTIGQENELYSKEFTANSLNLIKFENLPAEGIHCLIKIRYNGAGYQGTIFPLDADSVKVVFDEQQKSVTPGQSAVFYDENDCIIGGSIIN, encoded by the coding sequence ATGAGTTCAAAAAAAACAGTTGTTGTAGCAATGAGCGGCGGTGTTGATAGCTCTGTAGCAGCAGCGTTGTTAAAAGATCAAGGCTATAATTGCATCGGCATTACAATGAAATTATGGGATTATGAAGCCATTGGCGGGAATATCAACCACGAAAGTGGCTGCTGTTCTCTTGATTCCATAAATGATGCGCGAATGGTATGTGCAAAACTCGATATGCCACACTACGTTTTAAATTTTAGCCGCGATTTCCATGATGGTGTTGTCGATAATTTTGTTGATGAATATATCGCAGGGCGAACTCCCAATCCATGCGTTCAGTGCAATATCAAAATAAAATGGAAATCACTCCATGAAAAAGCACGTGAGCTTGGTGCAGATTTTATTGCCACCGGCCATTATGCGCGTGTAAAGTTCAATGAATCCAGTAAAAGATACGAGCTTTATAAAGGTCTCGACAGTAGCAAAGACCAATCCTATGTTTTATGGGGAACTAAGCAAAACAATTTAGCTGAAACGCTATATCCACTTGGCGAATTCACAAAACCTCAAATCCGGGAAATGGCCCGCAAAATGGAAATGCGGACTGCTGAGAAAAAAGAGAGCCAGGAAATTTGTTTTGTGCCGGACAATAATTATGGCAGGCTGCTTAAACAGGTTGTTCCCGGTCTCGAAGAAAAAGTTACCGACGGGGATTTGATTAACAGCAGCGGTGAAAAGATAGGAAAACACAAAGGTTATCCATTTTTTACTATCGGGCAACGCCGCGGAATTGGTACAGGATTTGGGCAACCGATGTATGTTTTGGGGACTAATCCAAAAACAAACGAAGTTACAATTGGACAAGAGAACGAACTTTATTCAAAAGAGTTTACTGCAAATTCATTGAACCTCATCAAATTTGAAAATCTTCCTGCTGAAGGAATCCATTGTTTAATTAAAATCCGCTACAATGGAGCCGGATATCAAGGAACAATTTTCCCGCTCGATGCTGATTCCGTGAAAGTTGTATTTGATGAGCAACAAAAATCTGTAACTCCCGGACAATCAGCAGTTTTTTATGATGAAAATGATTGTATTATCGGTGGTTCAATAATTAACTAA
- a CDS encoding pantoate--beta-alanine ligase — protein MKVIKTASEVRDWSRSEQQKGCSIGLVPTMGFLHEGHLSLIRKAKTVSDKVIVSIFVNPTQFAQGEDLDKYPIDIQGDLSKCQTEGVDAVFIPDNNEMYSDLHQTYVINQEIGQLLCGASRPTHFRGVNTVVAKLFNLIDPDFAVFGQKDAQQSIIIKNMVRDLSYRTQILVEPIIREKDGLAMSSRNKYLNPQQRKNALILSQSINLAYSKVKSGNRNFTNLEKEITENVNTLPECKVDYVEFVNADTLHKKFAKGDKVLLAIAVFVGTTRLIDNAIITI, from the coding sequence ATGAAAGTTATTAAAACCGCTTCCGAAGTCCGCGATTGGTCCCGATCCGAGCAACAAAAAGGATGTTCAATCGGGCTGGTACCTACAATGGGCTTTCTGCATGAAGGTCACTTAAGTTTAATCCGCAAAGCAAAAACAGTTTCTGATAAAGTTATTGTCAGTATTTTTGTAAATCCTACACAATTTGCGCAAGGTGAAGATTTAGACAAATATCCGATAGATATTCAGGGTGATTTAAGTAAATGCCAAACCGAGGGAGTTGATGCTGTTTTTATCCCAGACAACAATGAAATGTATTCGGACCTGCATCAGACATATGTTATTAACCAGGAAATAGGCCAGCTACTTTGTGGCGCTTCACGGCCAACACATTTCCGTGGTGTCAATACAGTAGTAGCTAAACTTTTCAATTTAATTGATCCTGATTTTGCAGTGTTTGGACAAAAAGATGCTCAACAATCAATCATAATTAAAAACATGGTGCGCGATCTGAGTTACAGAACTCAAATTTTAGTTGAACCGATTATCCGTGAAAAAGATGGCCTGGCAATGAGTTCGCGAAACAAATATTTAAATCCGCAGCAGCGCAAAAATGCTTTAATTCTGTCACAAAGTATCAACTTGGCATATTCAAAAGTAAAATCCGGAAACAGGAATTTTACAAATCTTGAAAAAGAAATAACAGAAAACGTGAATACACTGCCCGAATGTAAAGTGGATTACGTGGAATTTGTAAATGCAGACACTCTTCATAAAAAGTTTGCAAAGGGTGATAAAGTTTTGCTGGCAATTGCCGTATTTGTTGGAACAACAAGATTAATTGATAATGCTATCATAACTATTTAA
- a CDS encoding ATP-binding protein, with protein sequence MANISKTISFPSIIDNLEKIEQMSSKIALDIGFDESTVDDISIALTELVNNAIHHANKDNPDKKVTVSFKSDDEKLTISILDEGEGFSPTNIGNPLDPDNLMSDSGRGLYLVEALMDSVEYKISKTGTEAIITKNLESK encoded by the coding sequence ATGGCAAACATTTCAAAGACAATTAGTTTTCCAAGTATTATAGATAATCTTGAAAAAATCGAGCAGATGTCCTCAAAAATTGCCTTGGATATTGGTTTTGATGAATCAACAGTGGATGATATTTCTATTGCACTTACTGAATTAGTTAACAATGCCATTCACCATGCCAATAAAGATAATCCTGATAAAAAGGTTACCGTGTCTTTTAAAAGCGATGATGAAAAACTTACAATTTCCATTTTAGATGAAGGCGAGGGGTTTAGCCCAACAAACATTGGAAACCCGCTTGATCCTGACAACTTGATGTCTGACAGTGGCCGTGGGCTATACCTTGTGGAAGCTTTAATGGACTCCGTTGAATATAAAATATCGAAAACCGGAACCGAAGCAATCATAACAAAAAATTTAGAATCAAAATGA
- the panB gene encoding 3-methyl-2-oxobutanoate hydroxymethyltransferase, translating into MSAENKKAKITVPEIIKMKQNGEKVTMLTAYDALMAEIIDVAGTDIILVGDSGGMVMGGKENTLSVTMDEMVFYTKSVSRGVQNALLVADMPFLSYQVSTEKAIENAGRFLQEACAEAVKIEGGEIMAETISRLVSLGIPVMGHLGLTPQSMHQLGGFKIQGTKSKSAESLLKDAKILEEAGAFSIVLEKIPAKLAKEISDSISIPTIGIGAGAGCDGQVLVTQDMLGIFRKFKPKFVRRYAELGDEIEKSCRAYIKDVKNSSFPSENESY; encoded by the coding sequence ATGTCTGCTGAAAATAAAAAAGCAAAAATTACCGTTCCTGAAATTATTAAAATGAAGCAAAACGGTGAGAAAGTTACAATGCTTACCGCCTATGATGCTTTGATGGCCGAAATTATTGACGTTGCCGGAACGGATATTATTTTGGTTGGAGACTCCGGCGGAATGGTTATGGGCGGAAAAGAAAACACATTATCCGTCACCATGGATGAGATGGTTTTTTATACAAAATCTGTTAGCAGGGGTGTTCAAAACGCTCTGTTGGTTGCGGATATGCCCTTTCTCTCATACCAGGTCAGCACTGAAAAAGCGATTGAAAATGCAGGCCGTTTTCTGCAAGAAGCCTGTGCTGAAGCTGTTAAGATTGAAGGTGGTGAAATAATGGCGGAAACTATTTCCAGATTAGTTTCCCTGGGAATTCCGGTTATGGGCCATTTAGGATTAACACCACAATCCATGCATCAATTAGGTGGATTTAAAATACAAGGTACAAAAAGTAAATCTGCTGAGTCTCTCCTTAAAGACGCAAAAATTCTTGAAGAAGCCGGCGCATTTAGCATCGTGCTGGAAAAAATACCGGCGAAGCTGGCAAAAGAAATATCGGACTCAATTTCCATTCCAACAATTGGTATTGGTGCCGGTGCCGGATGTGATGGCCAGGTTTTGGTTACCCAGGATATGCTTGGAATATTCCGTAAGTTTAAACCCAAGTTTGTTCGACGATATGCAGAACTTGGTGATGAAATAGAAAAATCATGCCGCGCATACATCAAAGATGTTAAGAATTCCAGCTTCCCAAGTGAAAATGAAAGTTATTAA